A window of Kangiella sp. TOML190 genomic DNA:
TCGCGAGCGACGCAAGTAGGCGGCAAATGACAATGAAAATACCGGAGATTACCTAATGGGTAATTGAGGATTTTGAATTGGCATTTAACAAACTAGTTGCTAGTGCAGCAGATTTCCTTGCTGGGAATAATAAGGCTTATTACTCAGATTTCAAGGCAGAACTGAGGATTTTTGCAGTAATATCGACAATCGGGATCACCTTGTCATAAGCCATCCGAGTAGGCCCGACTACCGCCAATACTCCAACCGCTTGGCCGTCGACCGAATAAGGCGCGCCAACCACTGAACACTGGTTTAAGACATCATAACCCGACTCTTCGCCAATAAAGAGTTGCACTCCATCGGCAGACAAACATTTGTCGAGCAAACCCAGCATTTGCGTTTTTTCGGAAAAAGCCGTAAACACCGACTGTAAGTCAGAAATATCGCCGGTATTAACCCAGTTTAACAATTGCGACTTGCCGGAAATTTGCACTTCCTCGTCTTGCCCATCGTCATTGGCAAACCCTTTTTCCGCGACCGCCATCATCGAAGCCATCATTTCGTCCATCTGCGCCTTGTCGGACTTTAATTCTTCAAACAGCTCCTTGCGCACCGTATCCAGCTCTTTTCCCGCATAATGTTGGTTCACATAATTAGCGGCTTGTTGCAACTCTTCGCGACTAATCTCCATATCAAGCTGAATCACGCGATTTTGCACTTCACCATTATCCAGTACTAAAATCACCAAGACTTTTTTCTGCGACAAAGGCACAAACTCCACCTGACTGACCCGTGTCACGTCCCGTCTTGGTACTCGAATCAGCCCCGCCATATTGGTTATTTGCGAAAGCATGCTGGTTACGCTATTGAGCATTTGCCCAGTTTCAGTGGCTTTTTCTAATTGGCGTTTGAGTTGTTGTTGATAATTCTGTTCGACGTCTTTAACTGTCAGCAGTTGATCGACAAAAATTCGCACTCCTTGGGCAGTGGGGATCCGCCCAGCAGAAGTGTGCGGCGCCATCAATAAACCCATTTCTTCCAAATCGTGCATCACATTACGCACAGTGGCTGGACTAACGCTTAATTGCGAGCGCTCCAACAGCGACTTGGAACCCACAGGCTGACCACTGGCGATATAGGTTTCTACCAGCGTTTTCATCAGGGTTTGGGCGCGTTCGTCGAATTTACTCATGGCATTGATTATAGGGAAGCCTTTTCCATCTGTCTCTAGCTTCTTGTGTTAATTCAAAGGTTTATTTATCGGCCTATATATTGTTAAATATGGCTCAATACTAGAATTACAAGTGCAGAAGAGTTTGGATCCTAGCAATCAGCTAACATTTTCAACCATAGGCATTATGGGCAAGCCGAAACATAACGAAGTCGGTGAAACCATTATGACCTTGTTTAATTTTCTGGAACAAGAAAAATATCAGCTATTGGTTGAAGACTCTGTGGCTAAAGATTTGGCCATTGATAAAGAGCAACAAGTCAGTTGGCAGACGCTTGGCGAGCAGTGCGATTTGGTGATTGTGGTTGGTGGCGATGGTTCTATGCTGTATGCCGCGCGTTTGATGAGCGACTACAATATTCCGTTGCTTGGCGTGAACCGCGGCTATTTAGGCTTTCTAACCGATATTCAGCCGCAACAGGTTTGCGAAAAAGTCGCCGAAGTCTTAGCGGGCGACTACAAAGAAGAGAAGCGCTTCTTGCTCGAAGCAGAAATCGACGGCGATAAAAACTCCAACAATCCGCGTTTTAGCGACGCGGTGAATGATATTGTGCTCTACCCAGGTGAAATTTCACGCATGATTGAGTTTGAGGTCTATATCAATGACTCTTTTGTGTATAGCGTGCGCGGCGATGGATTGATTATCGCCACACCAACTGGCTCAACGGCTTATTCACTCTCCGCTGGCGGCCCAATTATGTCACCAGCAATTAATGCCATTTCCTTGGTGCCGATGTTTCCGCACACCCTTTCCAGCCGACCCATTTCGATTGATGCCGAATCTAAAGTAGATATAGTCTTTAGCAAAGGCAATCGCAACGAAGCGCGCTTAAGTTGTGACGGTCAGGTGCGCTTTCCGGTACGCCAAGGGGAAACGATCTGCATTCGCAAGCGTAAGCAAGAAATGTGGCTATTACACCCCAAGGACTACGACTATTTCCGCCTGCTAAGAACAAAATTGGGCTGGGGCTCGAAATTATAAGAATATGAAAAAAATATTATTAGCGCTATTTCTGCTAGTTACACTGCTTCCCTTATTTAACTTTTTTTACGCTACCTCAGTTGCGACAGAAATTTTTAACGATCATTCTAATTTTGATCATTATGAAAATTTAATATTTTTACAGATGGGTTTTGTATTTACATTAGTCATTGTTTATTTATTTCTAAACTATAAGTTAGATAATATAGCTAAAAATAAGAAAGGTTTATGGAGCCTAGCTATACTCTTCTTTAATATTTTTTCGATGCCAGTATTTTGGTATTTATTTCTTTGGAAAGAAGATTCCTCAAACAATGTTAACTAGCATCCATATTAAAGATTTTGCCATTATTGCGCAGCTCGATTTAGACCTGAGCGCTGGCATGACCGTGATCACTGGTGAAACTGGCGCTGGCAAATCTATTGTGGTGGATGCGCTTGGGTTTGCTTTGGGTAATCGAGCCGATTCTGGCGTGGTTCGTCATGGCGCCAAACGTG
This region includes:
- the nadK gene encoding NAD(+) kinase, with protein sequence MDPSNQLTFSTIGIMGKPKHNEVGETIMTLFNFLEQEKYQLLVEDSVAKDLAIDKEQQVSWQTLGEQCDLVIVVGGDGSMLYAARLMSDYNIPLLGVNRGYLGFLTDIQPQQVCEKVAEVLAGDYKEEKRFLLEAEIDGDKNSNNPRFSDAVNDIVLYPGEISRMIEFEVYINDSFVYSVRGDGLIIATPTGSTAYSLSAGGPIMSPAINAISLVPMFPHTLSSRPISIDAESKVDIVFSKGNRNEARLSCDGQVRFPVRQGETICIRKRKQEMWLLHPKDYDYFRLLRTKLGWGSKL
- the hrcA gene encoding heat-inducible transcriptional repressor HrcA, which codes for MSKFDERAQTLMKTLVETYIASGQPVGSKSLLERSQLSVSPATVRNVMHDLEEMGLLMAPHTSAGRIPTAQGVRIFVDQLLTVKDVEQNYQQQLKRQLEKATETGQMLNSVTSMLSQITNMAGLIRVPRRDVTRVSQVEFVPLSQKKVLVILVLDNGEVQNRVIQLDMEISREELQQAANYVNQHYAGKELDTVRKELFEELKSDKAQMDEMMASMMAVAEKGFANDDGQDEEVQISGKSQLLNWVNTGDISDLQSVFTAFSEKTQMLGLLDKCLSADGVQLFIGEESGYDVLNQCSVVGAPYSVDGQAVGVLAVVGPTRMAYDKVIPIVDITAKILSSALKSE